In one Acomys russatus chromosome X, mAcoRus1.1, whole genome shotgun sequence genomic region, the following are encoded:
- the LOC127184701 gene encoding 40S ribosomal protein S20-like, with amino-acid sequence MPAHTTSQSGSRATALAFKDIGKTPVEPEVSIHRIRITLTSRNIKSLEKVFADLIRSAKEKNLKVKGPVRMPTKTLRITTRKTPCSEGSKTWDRFQMRVHKRLIDLHSPSEIVKQITSISIEPGVEVEVIDA; translated from the exons ATGCCAGCTCATA CAACAAGTCAGTCAGGAAGCCGCGCCACAGCCTTGGCCTTTAAAGATATCGGAAAGACGCCCGTGGAACCTGAGGTGTCCATTCACCGAATTCGAATCACGCTCACCAGCCGCAACATAAAGTCACTGGAGAAGGTGTTTGCCGACTTGATCAGAAGCGCAAAGGAAAAGAATCTGAAAGTGAAAGGACCGGTGCGCATGCCTACCAAGACACTGAGAATCACTACAAGAAAAACTCCTTGTAGTGAAGGTTCCAAGACTTGGGATCGTTTCCAGATGAGAGTCCACAAGCGACTCATTGACTTACACAGTCCTTCTGAGATTGTTAAGCAGATTACTTCCATCAGTATTGAGCCAGGAGTGGAAGTTGAAGTCATTGACGCCTAA